Within the Dechloromonas denitrificans genome, the region TGGCATCGAACGTCTGGCGATGTACCTGCAAGGCGTCGAAAACGTCTTCGATCTGACCTGGACGGAAGGCCTGACCTACGGCGACGTCTATCACCAGAACGAAGTCGAGCAATCGGCCTACAACTTCGAGCATTCCGATGCCGACTTCCTGTTCACCGCCTTCGGCGCCCACGAGAAGCAGGCGCAGCACCTGATGGGCGCGCAACTGCCGCTGCCGGCCTATGAACAGGTGTTGAAGGCGGCACACACCTTCAACCTGCTCGATGCCCGCGGCGCCATTTCGGTCACCGAGCGCGCCGCCTACATCGGCCGCATCCGCAACCTGGCGCGCGCCGTCGCCCAGGCCTACCTCGATAGCCGCGCCCGCCTCGGCTTCCCGATGGCGCCGAAGGAATGGGCCGCAGAAGTCCTCGCCCAGATTGAAAAGAAAGCTGCCTGATATGTCGTCCAAGAACCTGCTCGTTGAACTGTTCGTCGAGGAACTGCCGCCCAAGGCGCTGAAGAAACTGGGCGAGGTGTTCTCGCAGACCCTCGCTCAATCGCTGAAGAATGCCGGCCTCGCCGCCTCGACCGCTGCCGTTACCGCTTATGCCTCGCCGCGCCGGCTGGCCGCCCATGTCACCGAGGTCGCCGCCGTGGCCGCCGACAAGCCGGTGGCACAGAAGCTGATGCCGGTCGCCGTCGGCCTCGATGCCGCCGGCAATGCCACCCCCGCCCTGCTCAAGAAGCTCGCCGCACTGGGCGCCGACGCTTCCGTCGTGGCGAAACTGCGCCGCGAAAACGACGGCAAGGCCGACGTGCTGTTCTACGACAGCCTGGCCAAGGGCGCGACGCTGGCCGACGGCCTGCAGAAGGCGCTGGAAGCCGCGCTCGCCGCGCTGCCGATTCCCAAGGTGATGACCTATCAACTGCAGGACGGCTGGAGCAGCGTCAATTTCGTCCGCCCGGCCCATGGCCTGGTCGCCCTGCACGGCGCCGATGTCGTACCGCTCGCCATCCTCGGCCTGACCTCGGGTCGCGCAACGCACGGCCATCGCTTTGAAGCCAGCGTCGATCCGGTCGTCTTCGCCAACGCCGACGAATACGCCACCAAGCTGGCCAGCGAGGGCGCCGTGATCGCCTCGTTCGCCGAGCGTCGCGCCGAAATCGCCCGCCAGCTCGCTGCTGCGGCCGCCCAGGCCGGCGGCAAGCCGATTGACGACGACGCCCTGCTCGACGAAGTCACCGCGCTGGTCGAGCGCCCGAATGTGCTGATCGGTCAGTTCGAAGAAGAATTCCTCGCCGTGCCGCAGGAATGCCTGATCCTGACCATGAAGGCCAACCAGAAATACTTTCCGCTGCTCGATGCGGCCGGCAAGCTGACCAACAAGTTCCTGCTCGTCAGCAACATCAGCCCGGCCGACCCGAGTGCGGTGATCGGCGGCAACGAGCGCGTCGTCCGGCCCCGCTTGGCCGATGCCAAGTTCTTCTTCGACCAGGACCGCAAGAAGACGCTGGAATCGCGCGTCCTCGGGCTGGCCAAGGTTGTTTATCACAACAAGCTGGGCACCCAGGGCGAGCGCGTGCAACGGGTCTGCGCCATCGCCAAGGCGATCGGCCTGCAACTGGGCGGCGAAACCGTCGCCGTGCTGGCCGAACAGGCCGCG harbors:
- the glyS gene encoding glycine--tRNA ligase subunit beta; its protein translation is MSSKNLLVELFVEELPPKALKKLGEVFSQTLAQSLKNAGLAASTAAVTAYASPRRLAAHVTEVAAVAADKPVAQKLMPVAVGLDAAGNATPALLKKLAALGADASVVAKLRRENDGKADVLFYDSLAKGATLADGLQKALEAALAALPIPKVMTYQLQDGWSSVNFVRPAHGLVALHGADVVPLAILGLTSGRATHGHRFEASVDPVVFANADEYATKLASEGAVIASFAERRAEIARQLAAAAAQAGGKPIDDDALLDEVTALVERPNVLIGQFEEEFLAVPQECLILTMKANQKYFPLLDAAGKLTNKFLLVSNISPADPSAVIGGNERVVRPRLADAKFFFDQDRKKTLESRVLGLAKVVYHNKLGTQGERVQRVCAIAKAIGLQLGGETVAVLAEQAALLAKADLLTDMVGEFPELQGTMGRYYALHDGLATDIADAIEDHYKPRFAGDTLPRGQVGTIVALADKLETLVGMFGIGQIPTGDRDPFALRRHALGAIRMLSEGDLNLPLNALLAAVAGVFASVDGFKPAEAALADFIYDRLAGSLREQGYTAQEVDAVVSQRPQRLGDIPKRLAAVRAFSALPEAAALAAANKRVGNILKKVEDSVDPWVDNALLKEAAEIALHAALVDVVPQADAAFVTGDYTESLQALAALRAPVDAFFDGVMVNADDLALRANRLGLLAKLHLAMNQVADISKLST